ATTGGTCGATCTTGTTATGACTGAAGGCAGTACCAAAAAATATATAAAGAGCATTATGTCAATAATAACGCTTTTTATAATTTTGTCCCCCATACCGGCATTGCTTAATAAAAACTTTGATTTTTCAAATATTTTTGACGGCAATGAAATTCAAGCAGACACCAGAATAATTCAAAATGTAAGCTCGCAGCAAATATCAATATTGGAAGAGTCTTTAGAAAAAAAATTGAACTCAGATGGATATAAAAATGCAAATGTTAGACTAATTGCTGCTATAGAAAATAATGTTTTAAAAATCAAAGCAGTAAGCATTGATATTTTTAAATGCGAAATAAAAAAAGAGTCATCAACTTATG
This DNA window, taken from Clostridia bacterium, encodes the following:
- a CDS encoding stage III sporulation protein AF; protein product: LVDLVMTEGSTKKYIKSIMSIITLFIILSPIPALLNKNFDFSNIFDGNEIQADTRIIQNVSSQQISILEESLEKKLNSDGYKNANVRLIAAIENNVLKIKAVSIDIFKCEIKKESSTYEKIKQKIREYLNDNNITVIVYG